In the Brassica napus cultivar Da-Ae chromosome A7, Da-Ae, whole genome shotgun sequence genome, one interval contains:
- the LOC106356714 gene encoding cytokinin riboside 5'-monophosphate phosphoribohydrolase LOG4, which produces MEVNTETMQKSKFGRICVFCGSSQGKKSSYQDAAVDLGNELVSRNIDLVYGGGSIGLMGLVSQAVHDGGRHVIGVIPKTLMPRELTGETVGEVRAVADMHQRKAEMARHSDAFIALPGGYGTLEELLEVITWAQLGIHDKPVGLLNVDGYYNSLLSFIDKAVEEGFISPNARQIIISAPTAKELVKKLEEYSPCHERVASKLCWEIERIGYSSED; this is translated from the exons ATGGAAGTGAACACTGAAACCATGCAAAAGTCAAAGTTTGGAAGAATCTGTGTGTTCTGTGGAAGCAGCCAAGGCAAGAAGAGTAGTTACCAAGATGCTGCTGTGGATTTAGGCAACGAATTG GTTTCAAGGAACATTGATCTAGTGTATGGAGGTGGAAGCATAGGTTTGATGGGTTTGGTTTCACAAGCTGTTCATGACGGTGGCCGTCATGTTATTGG AGTTATTCCCAAGACACTCATGCCTAGAGAG TTGACCGGTGAAACAGTAGGAGAAGTAAGAGCAGTTGCAGATATGCATCAAAGAAAAGCAGAGATGGCTAGACACTCTGATGCTTTTATTGCCTTACCAG GTGGGTATGGAACACTTGAAGAACTGTTGGAGGTCATAACATGGGCCCAACTTGGGATACATGACAAACCG GTGGGTTTGCTTAATGTTGATGGATACTACAACTCTCTGCTCTCTTTCATTGACAAAGCTGTTGAGGAAGGATTCATCAGTCCCAATGCACGCCAGATCATAATCTCTGCACCCACTGCTAAGGAGCTTGTAAAGAAGCTTGAG GAGTATTCACCTTGCCATGAAAGGGTTGCATCTAAGCTTTGCTGGGAGATTGAGCGGATTGGCTACTCCTCTGAAGACTGA
- the LOC106352831 gene encoding 29 kDa ribonucleoprotein, chloroplastic-like has translation MSASASSVSLSSFNPKSLPLCVSRSASVLPPSLSFKLHSLSFSAVKCSSSPAQSPSRFVTHVAVSSDFEVEEDDMFADDDSPPQERSSFSADLKLFVGNLSFDVDSAQLAQLFESAGTVEMVEVIYDKVTGRSRGFGFVTMSTAAEVEAAAQQFNGYEFEGRPLRVNAGPPPPKREESFSRGPRSGGYGSERSSYGSERYGYGSQRSGRSGYGSERSSYGSGSGSGSGSSDRVYVGNLSWGVDDMALESLFSEQGKVVEARVIYDRDTGRSKGFGFVTLGSPQEVTRAISSLNGADLDGRQIRVSEAEARPPRRQF, from the exons ATGTCTGCCTCCGCTTCTTCCGTTTCCCTCTCTTCCTTCAAtcccaaatcccttcctctctGCGTTTCCCGCTCCGCCTCCGTCTTACCTCCCTCACTCTCCTTCAAACTCCACTCCCTCTCCTTCTCCGCCGTCAAATGCTCCTCCTCACCCGCCCAATCCCCATCTCGTTTCGTCACACACGTCGCCGTCTCCTCCGATTTCGAGGTGGAGGAAGACGACATGTTCGCTGACGACGACTCCCCGCCGCAGGAGCGCAGCTCCTTCTCTGCTGACCTCAAGCTCTTCGTCGGTAACCTTTCCTTCGATGTCGATAGCGCCCAGCTCGCTCAACTCTTTGAGAGCGCCGGTACCGTTGAGATGGTTGAG GTTATTTATGACAAAGTTACTGGCAGAAGCAGAGGTTTTGGGTTTGTGACAATGTCCACTGCAGCGGAAGTTGAGGCCGCAGCTCAACAGTTCAATGGCTAT GAATTTGAAGGCAGACCCTTGAGGGTTAACGCTGGCCCTCCTCCACCTAAGAGGGAGGAATCATTCTCCAGAGGACCTAGGAGTGGTGGTTACGGTTCTGAACGTTCCAGTTACGGCTCTGAACGTTACGGTTACGGTTCTCAACGTTCAGGACGTTCTGGTTACGGTTCTGAGCGTTCCAGCTACGGTTCTGGGTCAGGTTCGGGATCAGGTTCATCAGACCGAGTTTATGTGGGCAACCTTTCGTGGGGTGTGGATGACATGGCTCTTGAGAGCTTGTTTAGCGAGCAAGGAAAGGTTGTAGAGGCCAGGGTCATTTACGACAGGGACACTGGTCGATCCAagggttttgggtttgtgaCACTCGGCTCTCCTCAAGAGGTCACAAGAGCCATCAGTTCTTTGAATGGAGCT GATTTGGATGGAAGACAGATTAGAGTCTCGGAGGCTGAGGCTAGACCACCAAGGCGCCAATTTTGA